The following proteins are encoded in a genomic region of Roseinatronobacter sp. S2:
- a CDS encoding sugar-binding transcriptional regulator, producing MVRSNHPSDKIVAEVSWLYYIKGLNQAEIATRLKLSRPTVVTYLRLAKERQIIGVKIQGTHFRVNELADRLCARFGLKSAFVIPEESNEAETAQQVCEAAAQFLPDFVKPGDTLGVSWGQTVSFVSERVPWWPVDGLVVRQLIGSLANPILPTCESCTTEIARRLSAHCVNLNAPAVCTTADLTDRLRAEPIIAEQLNLLNNCNKAIFSLSPCTPDTHVVQFNLATEKDISDYAAKGAVGIIIGRFIDRYGVSITGELDRRMIGADLDALRKMEGLLVVSGLSKLDATHAALTGGYASHVALDALLADALLHKNDAKSKEHGANKGGDTAM from the coding sequence ATGGTCCGTTCTAACCACCCCTCTGACAAGATCGTCGCGGAGGTTTCTTGGCTTTACTACATCAAAGGATTGAATCAGGCAGAAATCGCAACCCGCCTGAAACTGTCACGACCGACTGTCGTTACATATCTGCGGCTCGCGAAGGAACGTCAGATCATTGGAGTAAAAATTCAGGGCACACATTTCCGCGTCAACGAACTGGCTGATCGGCTTTGTGCTCGATTTGGGCTGAAAAGTGCTTTTGTTATTCCAGAAGAATCTAACGAAGCCGAAACAGCCCAACAAGTCTGCGAGGCAGCGGCCCAGTTCCTGCCAGATTTTGTGAAGCCTGGCGATACGCTTGGGGTCAGTTGGGGACAAACTGTGTCATTCGTATCGGAACGCGTCCCATGGTGGCCCGTCGACGGTCTGGTTGTGCGGCAGCTTATTGGCTCCCTAGCCAACCCCATATTGCCTACCTGTGAAAGCTGTACAACTGAGATCGCCAGACGTCTTTCCGCTCATTGCGTCAATCTGAATGCTCCTGCGGTCTGCACCACAGCCGATCTTACGGATCGCCTGCGCGCAGAGCCCATTATAGCGGAGCAACTCAATCTGCTAAACAACTGCAACAAAGCTATTTTTTCTTTGAGTCCCTGCACACCTGACACGCATGTAGTTCAGTTCAATCTTGCCACCGAGAAGGACATTTCGGATTATGCCGCCAAAGGCGCGGTTGGTATAATCATTGGCCGCTTCATTGACAGATATGGCGTCTCAATTACTGGAGAACTTGATCGGCGGATGATCGGAGCCGACCTTGACGCACTGCGTAAGATGGAAGGGCTACTAGTGGTCTCAGGTCTGTCCAAGCTCGATGCAACCCATGCAGCTTTGACGGGTGGATATGCCTCACATGTGGCCCTCGACGCACTTCTGGCGGACGCATTGCTGCACAAGAATGATGCAAAAAGTAAAGAGCACGGCGCAAACAAAGGCGGGGACACGGCTATGTAG